One Myripristis murdjan chromosome 18, fMyrMur1.1, whole genome shotgun sequence DNA window includes the following coding sequences:
- the zgc:112271 gene encoding bolA-like protein 2 encodes MVVSAEHIKDKLTKELGATHVDVEDTSSNRCAASFKVLVVSPQFEGKQLLQRHRMVNTCLAEELKEIHAFEQKTLTPEQWEKQKSQ; translated from the exons ATGGTTGTCTCAGCCGAACACATTAAGGATAAACTCACCAAGGAGCTCGGAGCTACACATGTG GATGTGGAGGATACGTCATCCAACCGGTGTGCTGCCAGCTTCAAAGTTCTGGTTGTGTCGCCCCAGTTTGAGGGCAAACAGCTGTTACAGAGACACAG GATGGTGAATACCTGCTTGGCTGAGGAGCTGAAAGAGATCCATGCGTTTGAACAGAAGACCCTCACACCAGAACAGTGGGAGAAACAGAAATCGCAATGA
- the LOC115376772 gene encoding protein c-ets-1-B-like, giving the protein MDWSAYEPDSLVVPPLSPTSKEVLSQALRASFAGFAQERISRHFPQDVTLWSQWEVSHWLDWCQAEFGLQSLGSGLRGLRGSELCGLDREAFLGLTSDCTAGEILWEHLDTMRRESEYDWSSSLAAWITPSYCQSQINKDNYSSYVEEHADKPSYPLQYHHTESTDLHTLVPVAVQYQDYYRVKTEGLHKNMASLLQEPGENGETDSEVEMVHSEDTNMAGSLSWTDPLQDIEPGLEETVCEEDFTLPRPHRSFKEFVGNKTDLGRAVIPAAILAGYTGSGPIQLWQFLLELLTDRSCQSCISWTGDGWEFKLTDPDEVALLWGRRKNKPKMNYEKLSRGLRYYYDKNIIHKTAGKRYVYRFVCNLQGLLGYEPGELHSMLDVSNKSRE; this is encoded by the exons AGCCGGACAGCCTGGTGGTCCCTCCTCTCAGCCCGACCAGTAAGGAGGTCCTGAGCCAGGCACTTAGGGCCAGTTTCGCTGGTTTTGCCCAGGAGAGAATTAGCCGACACTTCCCACAAG ATGTGACCTTGTGGTCTCAGTGGGAGGTGAGCCACTGGCTGGACTGGTGCCAGGCTGAGTTTGGCCTCCAGAGCCTTGGCTCCGGCCTGAGGGGCCTGCGAGGCAGCGAGCTCTGTGGCCTGGACAGAGAGGCTTTCCTGGGCCTGACGTCTGACTGCACCGCTGGAGAGATCCTGTGGGAGCACCTGGACACCATGCGCAGAG AGAGTGAATATGACTGGAGCTCTTCACTAGCTGCCTGGATAACGCCGTCGTACTGCCAGTCTCAAATAAACAAAG ATAATTATTCATCTTACGTCGAGGAGCATGCAGACAAGCCGAGCTACCCTCTTCAGTATCAtcacacagagagcacagaccTCCATACTCTGGTCCCTGTAGCTGTGCAGTATCAAGACTACTACCGGGTCAAAACAGAGGGTCTTCACAAGAATATGGCCTCTTTGCTACAAGAACCAGGAGAGAATGGGG AGACAGActcagaggtggagatggtcCACAGTGAAGACACCAACATGGCGGGCTCTCTGTCCTGGACCGATCCACTCCAGGACATAGAGCCAGGACTGGAAGAGACCGTGTGTGAAGAAGACTTCACCTTACCACGGCCACACAGGAGCTTCAAGGAGTTTGTGGGCAACAAGACTGATCTGGGCAGAGCTGTGATACCAGCAGCCATCCTTGCTGGTTACACTG GAAGCGGCCCCATTCAGCTGTGGCAGTTTCTGTTGGAGCTTCTGACAGACCGCAGCTGTCAATCATGTATAAGCTGGACAGGTGATGGGTGGGAGTTCAAGCTGACAGACCCTGACGAG GTGGCCCTGCTGTGGGGTCGCAGGAAGAACAAACCCAAGATGAACTACGAGAAGCTGAGCCGCGGCCTGCGCTACTATTATGACAAGAACATCATCCACAAGACCGCGGGCAAGCGCTACGTCTACCGCTTTGTCTGCAACCTGCAAGGCCTGCTGGGATACGAGCCTGGGGAGCTGCACAGCATGTTGGACGTCAGTAACAAGAGTCGTGAATGA